A region of the Cucurbita pepo subsp. pepo cultivar mu-cu-16 chromosome LG14, ASM280686v2, whole genome shotgun sequence genome:
AACTATGAACTATATTCAATAAAATGAATAGGTTGAATTTCATGTGTCGAGTAGCATCCAAATGACACGTTCAATTGTCTAAATATGTtaataagacaatatttaaCAATACATCAAGAATCAAGTGTATATTTAGTCTCTTTTATATAcatagaataaaagaaaaagcttCGTAGAGAACGGAACgaaggaagagaaaagaaataaactaatttaaacATAGTTCAACTACTTAAGATATATACTCACCTAAATGAAGAGAatcgaacaaaaaaagaaaataaataaaccaatttAAACATAGTTCAACTAGTTAACATACATACTCATCACATAAAGcgaacgaaaaaaaaaaactaatttaaacatagttcaacaGTCGGTATCGAGGTcgaagggaaaagaaaaagggtataTATGTTTGTGCATAGCGTAGACATTGGGCCTATGATTCTTCcattataaacaaaacaaataatctcaacttcaaaccctaaaaacaGAATGTTGGgcctatttatcaaaattaatattaaatttttaacttccaacaaaatctattttccacctcattcttttaatttctccaattttttaaaattattttctctaaaaatatataaaaaaaaaaatgaaaaagcaTCGAGTCAAAGTAGTCAAActtttacatatatatatatatatatatatatatatatatatNaaattaaaaaaataaaaaatttcttgaaaaattaaaaaaaaaaaaactttttcaGGCAATGATTCTATCAATCCATTTGGATTTCAAGTTTAGATTACTTTGAAGGGAATCCATCAATAGtaacctttatttattatttatttaattaattaattaattaataaaaaaaaaaccaaaccaaattcTTGATTCCAATAATTCAATCTTTATCTTCTAAACCCTAATATGCTCTTGGTCTACAAcattttgatttcaattttgtttgatcCCTACATTCCAAAacccccatttttttttttttttttagattttaataaCTTAGGAGTAAATgatattatagaaaaatatggCCTCGCTCGTGTGTTATACTAAGTTTGAGATAGGCGAATTGTTGAGTAATCAGTGTCGGTATTCACTTGAGCTATATTTATATCAGCAACAAAACTACAACTTATGACGAGTCAAGTTTGATTTCAAAAGTTAAGTTAGGTCCttgaatttttaacttttaactaCTAGGTCAATGGCCTGTTGGAAGCTTAGATGTGTAAAAATCATTGAAAGTGTAAAAATCAAACCATTGAAAGTGTAAAAATCTATGACATACCCATTAAAGCTTAGATGtgtattagacacaaaattgaaaaatttagaGGAACTGGGGTCGGTCCTCCATGCATCCAATTACAGGTGGGCGTGTTTTAGACCATTGTAGAAACATAGATAAGGTCGCAGCTTCacttctctccttcaccttTACAGCAGAGCACGCCCAACCTCGGGAAGCTGGAAAACTAAGACCTTACCTTTACAAATGGTGCTCTATCCTGACTTCGCTCCTTCCTTTCGTCAACGCGGTTATACGTTCATAAGTTCCGAGACGAAAGTAAACAAAACCCGATACTTACAACCCATAAATTAATGGTTTGGTGTAACAAGTTTGCAAAGATAGCAACCATTTTTGGCATCCATTGTGATTTGGCAATACAAATTCAatgactctctctctctctcattctctctctcttaaaagCATTGTTTTTGTAACAGCAGAGCCCAATCATCTCCTCCACTGAATAGGAAACACACATGATTGCACCCAACAAACCAATCCTTTCATATTATTCTTCCCTCCCCTGTTCTGAAACAGAGTCACCTATTTATCTTCCCTTCTTCATCTCTCCCCCTCCATCACATATAAAGCTCTCCACTTTTCACACATTTACACACTTCTCTCAAATGGGTACCTCCTCTTCTACAGCCACCTCCCTCCATGGCTTCTATCAGTTCATCTCCCATGAGCTCGACGACCTCGACGCCGCGTTCGTCTCCTCCGACTTCATGTCTCTTCACTTTCTTCAAAAAGTCCTCTCTTTTCTTAGAACCCTCCACTCTCAGCTCATCCAACTTGGCCAACGCCTCCACCTCCCCGTTGGTGGTAAGTGGCTTGATGAGTATATGGATGAAAGCTCCCGCATATGGGAAGCTTGCCAAGTCCTCAAATCTGGAATCTCAAGCTTGGAGATTTTTCATGAGGAAGCTTTTGCTATAACTTCTTCTTTGCAGGATCCTCATTTTCTTCGTGTAAACGCTCGGGCTTCTCAAAGGGTTCGTTTctgttttgctctgttttgatATACTctgttttgctctgttttgatATACTctgttttgctctgttttgatATACTctgttttgctctgttttgggGTTTTGCAGATTCTTCGTTCAATTACTGATTTCGAGAGGAATGTTTTTGGGTTAGAAGAGGAAAATAGAAGCTTGATGTATACAAGAATTCATCCATTATCACTGTTCTGTTTCAACAGCAGAGGCAGCGGCGGCACGTCAACCGGAATTGGATCAACGTTGAAATTGAATGCTTTCAATGGATTCAGAGGGGTTCTTCATGCAGTGAAGAGCATCAGCTCATTACTTCTAATGATTCTTCTGTGTGCTCTTGTGTATTGTTGGCCAGAATCAAGCTTCCATGAAAGTTGTGAGattgagaatgaagaagatcACCATTTAAGGACCATGTTCAGCTCGAGCTTCATAGCATCAATGGCAAGATTGAGACAGAGAGTGGCAAATGAAATAGACAGAGTAGATGGGCAGTCAGTGGGGATCTTGCTGTTTGAATTCAGGGAAGCAAAGGCAGCCATGGAAGGCCTGAAAGTGGAGCTCGAGAGGGgtatggaggaagaagaagaagaaggagatgaaattgaagaaaaagttgaGAGATTGAATGGTTGGTTTGGGACATTGAGAAATGGAGTGGACGCCATTGTTGGGCAGCTTGATGACTTCCTTGATGAGATTGTTGAGGGAAGACAGAAGCTTTTGGACATGTGTACTACTAACAGGTAGAGAAGGGGGAAAAGGAGGATCTGGGTATGCTTCAAAATGCAAAATTTGAGAAGAAATAGTGAAGATTTTTGGAAGATAAGAGATGTTGTGTAATTTTTACTTagtgttttttcatttttgatttggaatcacattgtttatagaAAGGTTGTGATGATGTTGCAGCCTATGATAgcttaaaaggaagaaaattcaggaggagagagagagagggagagagagagagaagcatTGATTCTGAAATTGCTTTGAAGAAAAGCAgcaaaatagagagagagagagagagagaggagagagagaggatttTGGCagtgaagaaaggaaagattctTGTGGCATTTTATAAGCACACCACAGAGCCACACTAATATTATTCCAAACAAATCCAAAGGTCAATTATACTCAATACATAAACAATTTTGTACTCTAATTAAAGTATCAatgtgatttgattttttttttttttttttggatcttTTTCGTAGAGTTTAATGGATTAAGATATATGTTCTCGACCAAAACAGATAGTGTTGTAGGTCAAAAGAATCTGGCTCAACGGGTTAAGTTGTGTTCTTAGCCAAAAAAATTGGTGTTGTAGCTCAAAAGTTTGAATCTAATTCAACCGGCCTAAGGTTTGAATCTTTCCCTTCATATATTGTTGAGCTTAACTTGTGGTAAGAGAACCTATACATCCCTTTCATGTGtgtatgttctttttttgatGGGTCAAGGGCAGGTGTCTTTGATATACGATATCCGAGACTGTTTCTCCCTTTcatatgtgttttttttcttgatgatATCGTTTTCTAAGATAGGACAAGTCAGGAGCCAGATGTCTTTGATATACGATATCCAAGGCTCCTTCTCAAATAGGTAAGAGATATCCAGTGTGCAAAATGATAGCTGGACTCTCACATGTTCAGGGTCCGATCGGATCAACCAAGACTAATTTACAAAACAAGGAGTTAGACAAGAGCGACGAGATCAATAGAcaagaatctattaaaagatatttgtCGGTTAGATCAACCAATATCACTACTAATCAAAGTACAAAAGAGACgagttattgtttttttttttcttcttttgcacGAAACAGGAGGCTACTAAAGTATAAAGGTTTCTGTGAACTATctgttcataatttataattttgaaaccaaGAACAGCTTTAATTATCCTGATAAAAAAGctcaacaaattttgaaaacatctaaacagtttatttttaaaaaagattaaaaggaACAGCCACACAATCTTCTCTGTGAGTAGACAAGATCTTGTCCTCATTTTAATCAACCTAAACTACTtgtatttttccttttttttgcCAAGTTACTAAAACAGTATCCCTAAATCTTCGCTTTTGTCtacaaaatacttttaaaaaattgtaataaagttcttaaaatttaaagctaCTGGAAATAGTGTAGTAGTGATACTGAACAACGTGATAATATTCAGGTCCTTAATGCAGTTCTGAAAtgtttatgaacaaaatttatgggtattttcGTAATTTAGTGTTAAAGAACGACCCGAACGACCTACGGGTAACTACAAAAACGTAACTTTTTTAAGGAATGgttaataaattatgtttttaacccaaataaattatgaaggcaaagaggaagaaaataatgataatgatgaaGAAACTCCCTACCCACAAGGCTCTTTGATGTGGAAAATAGGCAAAGACAATGACATTTAGGGTTCCTTTTCATGGCCCTCTCAATCTCTCCAATCACCTATTCATCCTCCCATGAAGAAAAGGCATCATTCTATGACCTCCCTACACTCTTCTCTCTAAAGCTCTAAAGCTAAAGCAAGTCAAAGTTTTagatataattttcatatgattttataactttaccataaaaaaaaaaacattctaaTGCAATGTTCgagatataaataaaaagatatatataaatactGATAAAATACCTTTCTCCAGTACAACAACAGGTAGGAGAATACATGTTGATTACTGTTGAACTATGCTTACTTTGGCGACAAAGTACCTAAAATAACATAGACTTTCATTATGATTGAAGTATATTACACGCCTAGTCAACTAATATTAACACAAAAGATTCattcaacatgaacatatacATAAACAATTTTTCCGAAAAACCCAATGTTAAAGATTTggtctctttcttctcttttctttccctgaACTGTAAATAAACCGGGGGGACAGGGCAATGCAATTGAGTGGGCAAACCAAATATATGTGATGTTTGTACCATTAGATTGTGCAAAgatttctctgtttttatctttactttttaaataatgaactttGGTAGagattcttttcctttgtagTTGTGATAGTAAATGGCTAATCATTGCCATCGAGAATTAATGATGGGAAAATGGACAACTTGATAAGACtcctagagagagagagagggagagagagaagccaTGGACTTAGCTTTTTCCATCCTTAATACAATTTTCTAAGAAAATATTCTCAAGAAACTTTGGTCATGATTCCTGCTCCATCAAGTATGGTCCTATAATGATATAAAATGATAAAGGGAGAACTGAATTTTAGACGTTCGGGTGAAAAGGGTTTGTCATTTTCGTTGTGCAATGAAATCTTGTGTTCTTATGTTCTAAAACTTTCGGATCAGCATCTACTCTCTCCCTCCCTAGTTCCagttgaggattgttgagaaggAGTCTcacgttgactaatttaggaaatgatcatgagttataagtgaggaatacatctccattggtatgaggccttttggggaagtccaaagtaaagttatgagagcttatgctcaaagtggacaatatcaaacCATTGTGGAAAGTCGTGATTCCTCACGGTTCCTACTCTCTCTTTTAGTTAGGTTGTTAAACTAAACCTAGGGAAGGAGCTAGAAAAAGACCCTAATGGATAGTAGATCTCGTTGAAAAAGACCCTAATGGATGGTACAAGATCTCGGATTCACCATTCTCATTAACTCTTTTCCCCCTCATTTGGCCCTAAGCTTGCCCAAtaagaagaacaagatgaCTGTAGTCCAAGAACTATGTGGCATTGTGCAGAAAACACAAGGCATGAAGAAGAAATAGTGGAAGCAGAGCCATGGCCCCTGTGCCTGTATTTGAAAGAGGACTGTGGGGAACTGAAGgtcaaaagttaaaagaaaaaaaaaaaaagaaaggttcTCCTCCTCCATCCAACTTTAGCTTTTTGGTAGTGGAGGTGATTTCTAGTCTATTTCCAAGCAACTATTAGCCAACAGTTTCTGCATCTTAAGCTCATATAAATGTACTCCTATTGCCCAAGCTGATTCTTATGTTTTCATGTCACATCCCCTTTTTTgcagagttttttttttttttttttttttttttttttttttttNtttttttttttttgccccCCACGACATCCAGACAGTCTATAACAGAACTTCAGAATCAACATGGGAAAAAGCAACTACAGTTATGTTTCCTTCTGAACATGTAAAAGTAAAAGATCAGCACACAACTTTCACTAGCacagaaaatggaaaagggcTGTACAGTTTTTGTCCTATCAATATAGGCCCCACAATACAGAAAAATTGGATGGAGTGATTGTGCCTCAAGATGATCACAGTTTGGTTGGGAACAAAACAAACACTAATGTACTAACTCAAATGCAAATATCAGATCTCATCAGTTTATCTATGGTAACTACGTCAACTTCTGCAATTTCGAAAAGACGATCATGCATCATaacgaaaaggaaaatgtaGAAGTGCAAGAACCATAGCAgcaatttctattaacaatcATGGATGAATGAAATCGACTAGAACTTTGGAGAAGTTAACTATAATGATGAATGGACACTTATATAACATTATAATGAATGAACTTGACATAATTTGTATGAGGGAGGAAATGTAGCAAGAACTTACACAATGGAACTCTGATCAAAGGAAATTGACCAGCATTGTGCGTACTTCCTACCACATCATCACACATCAAGCTGGCAAAATGATTCCTCAGCCGTGGCCATAAACAATCAGGTCCAAAGCATTCTTCCGGTCTCTGATAGagtactatatttttttaaattatattcccTCGTAGCCACCAATTTCTTCAGTTGATTGGATCCCAAAAATGACACCACCAAAAAACTGCTCATGACGCCTCTATCCATTGTGTACACATTCGGCCTTGTAGAAGAAAAGATCGGCATTACTAAATTCTCTTCTGATGATTGCAAAGGCCCTTCTCAAAACAATAAGATGACAAGTAAATGCAGGCATCTGAATAAACAGCAACCCCAAGAGGGAGAAGCTTCAAGATTTTATATGGAAGGCATGATGAGCAGcagatattatttttcttttttagggaCAACAAATGGTCACCCTCCATTCAAGTTTCAAGGCCAGGCATTGCAAATTTAGCTGAAAAACTTGCAACACGGTATCCGAGCTCAACAACTTCATTATTACTTTGAAGGCCCCTAAGAAAAGCTTTCGGCAACTTCCCATGCTCTCGCTGAACAACAATTGCAATTTGAGCGGCTATATGAAGAAATTCTACAATTACTTCAAAATCAGATTCCAGACAGCCTCTTGATGTCATAGCTGGGGTGCCTGCAGGGATAACAGACAGACAGctaatttattagaataatCAATGCATACTGAGCTTTTCAATCTTAGGATATCCCCAAAAGATGAAATATAAGAGGGAAACTCACCGATCCTTACTCCTCCAGGAGTAATAATTCCATTATCAccaaatattgtaattttgttgAGAGTAATGTGGCACATCTCACAAACTTGCTCAAAGTTTTTACCTACAATTAGCATGGCATCAAAAAGATTACACAACGTATAATGAATGGAGAATAATAGAGTAAGCAGCCACATATACCATCAAAGCTAGAACTTAGAAGAAACAGACGTATAAGAATATGGAAtacaaaatgaagaataaaaatCAAGCAAAATACTAAAATCATGAAACAAAGCCTAAGAAAATAAGGGATATAGGGGAACANGTTAAGTTGAAATAGATTAAAATCGTTCAGAATCTATCTTCATTTGTTTTGCATCGTATAATACAAATAAAGAAGCCAGAGAAATGGATCTTCCTGCAGGATACTAAATAGCGCACTATGatattaaaattcttttatcaatGAAACAATGTCCTGTATCCAGTTGAAAAGTCAGAAAAGCTATTTCATGACGTCAAAATTATACTTATGATCTCAGTATTAGGCTCAATACAGGAGGATGTGTCCTAAGAAGACAAGAGGCTTCTGATAGTGCTAGATGCTAAGTAGGGGAGTAATGCCTCAATTTATGGGCAAAATCGACACTGAACCACTAATATAAtctttgaaaaaatgaaaaactgcATCCGACCACACATTATGTAGTAACCATGCCAACTAAATTGACTTGATTTGCGGTTAGGTCGGTTCAATTAGGCAATTTTTCGcttatcttaattttctttcaagggaaagaaattataaaatgaagGAAATAGGAAACGCTTAATCAGTCGACTCGGTTGATGGTCGGCACACAACATCCCAAACCACTGCTGACTGATTAAGCTTGATTTTACTTGCACCCTAATGCTAAGACTTGCCTTGCCTTAAAATAGCATGCCTTGTTCATCTTTTCATCACTTCTGACACGTCTTTTTTTATGACTAACTGATTAAGAATTATCTTGAAAAATTCTCTCATTTCTTGCCAACCAAATTCTTATTTCTAACACCttactaattaattaagataacTATTTAAGCGTACTCAACTACAGTATCCTGTTTTGAATGAATGGTTATACAGTTGATACAAAACAAATCTATTTATTCCAAATTATGTAACTCatgtaatataataatataccATTTCCTCTAATCACAACCCACAGTGCATAACATATTCTACCCTTACTGTGCATGAGCAATGTTTTAGTGCGCCTCTTTCCTctagaaacaaaaactaatTGTGCACCTAAAATGTATCATGTTCACATCAATCTGcaaaatttggataaaaattattaccTGTCAATCCCAAGGACCTTAGATCCCAGAGTACCATGTGATTATCTGTGCCACCAGTTACAAGCTTGTAGTTCTTTCGGAGTAGAGCAGAAGCTAAAGCTTGAGCATTTTTTTTCACCTGCTGCATGTATGCTTTGTACTCCAGAGTAGCCACTTGTTTTAGAGCCACAGCAAGCGCAGCAATATGGTTATTGTGTGGTCCACCTTGTAAGGATGGGAAAACAGCGAAGTTGATTTTCTCCTCAAAGTCATATTGGTTAGCTTCATTTCCCTGATACAGAAGCATTGCTCTCCTCCTTGGCTTACTACCCTTCCTATAGAAAATTATACCTCCCCTTGGACCTCGAAGGCTCTTATGAGTAGTGGAAGTCACAACATCACAGTACCCAAAAGGGCTGACACATTCCtgtaataaaattcaaatccaaataaatcaaaacataAACAGAGTAGGGATAATTCTTTGTCTAAAATTACAGGATTACACATGAAGTAGTAGTGATGGACTGGACCAAACAATGCaagtgaaaaaataattacagatGTAAAAGAAACCCACTGAAAATTGCATAAACACGATGTTGAACGAACTGTATAATACAATCcagtagaaagaaaaaatattttacaagaAGAACAATACCATAATTCATAAGCTTAAAGATTCAAAAGCAGTCCAGAGTGTTTCTCAAAGGTTTCAATTCTCATAAAATCAATGGGGTCAAGACATCTTAGCCCAACACACTGCTAAACTAAGGTAAAGACCTAAAATCAGTGTCTACCGAGATCCCTTGGTCAGTTACATTTTACTATCACAAAGAAATTCCATACAACCACCCTTTGACGCAATTTCTGAGTGTCAGGtaaaacaattcaaaaatCATAATCATGTTAACAAGCAACTAAATTGCAACCCAAGAGAATGAGGACATGATAGCAATTAGAACATGTGAAAAGAAAACCACAAACTTCGATGAGCCGAGAaaccaaaaaattaatacacaGACATTCAAGCAAGGGCCGTAGCATCGGTGATGGtgaagaaaaattcaaaccttAGCAGCAACAAGGCCACTGATTTGAGCCATATCACACATCAGAACTGCTCCACACTTATCTGCAATCTGCCTAAACCTTCCATAATCCAATTCACGAGGATACGAGCTCCCCCCACAAATAAGTATTTTTGGGCGAAAGTCAAGCGCCCTCTCCTCAAGCTTATCATAATCGATATACCCAGTTTGCGGATTAACCTTATATGGAAAACTCTCAAAGAAAATTGAGGCCCCAGAAACTTTTCTTCCATTCGGGGTACAGTAGCCATGACTAGTATTGCCACCAGAAGGAGTATCCAACCCCATGATTCGATCACCCGGGAGTAGCAGACCAGTGTAGACGGCAAAGTTCGCGGACGTGCATGAATAAGGTTGCACGTTAACTCCCCAACTATCAGAATCAAGACCAAACGCTGCCAATGCGCGCTCACGACATAGCGTTTCAATCTCATCTATATATTGATTTCCACAGTAGTACCTCGCACCGGGCATACCTTCGGAGTACTTATTAGTCAAGTGGCTTCCAAGTGCTTCCATTACAGCACGACACACATAATTCTCAGAAGCAATCAATTCAATGCCCTTGATTTGCCTCTGTTTCTCCTTCTCCATAATTCCAAATAGGTTAGGGTCCGCGGCTCGAAGGGTCTGGTTACCCCACGACCGTACAGCACTTCTTCGTGTCTCTAAATCACGTTCACACGAATTTCTCTTTGCAGAACTGGACGAGAACGAAGATTCACTATCTCTTCGGCGCTTCAAGCACATAGAATGGCCTAGAATACGAAACTCTTCTACATCCCTGTCGTCGTAGACATCGTCTTCTCTCTCCGCATCTCCAACCTCGTCTCTGTGACTCTCCGTCAGCGGCTCCATCAACTGAAGAGGGATTGGGGGGGACGAAAACGTGGGTTCCTGTCGAGAAGATTCGAGATGAAGCAGAATGGAATCATCAGCAATCTGAACGCGGTGCGGTGGCGAAGCATGCAATGAGATTCCAAGAGAAAGATTGGAATGGGAATTAGACAAATCCATTAACTACGAACAAAGCCACAAATATCAAAGTCTTAAGCCTATCAAACGAATTCCAGTCCCCAAAAGATTACACCTCCTGTAAACAAACACAATCAAAGATAGAAAAATTTAGCAAAGCCAAACCCCAACAGAAGCTCCGAATCAGGAACAATagcaagaacaacaagaacagcGGCAGGGGCAGGGGCGATTGAGGTCGGTAGAACGgccaagcttgaatgattgtGGCATTGAACTCAACGAAACTTCCATGGAAAAGCCAGAAACAGCGAAAACCCTAAAACTGTGAGATTTCCCTACAGAATGGAGGTCCTGAGAGCGAGAGacaggagaaggaagaagaagaggaggcggaggaggagaaggCGAGCGTCGGATCGACGATGACAGGTTGTTTCTTATTACGGCGGTGGAGAACGAACCTGGACATAATaatatactaataataatgtgaaaattttgatagtaattttttatttaattttcaaccaatcaatttgcttttaaaaattaaaaataattatggattcataatttaaaaccccttttttttattttataaaatctttgataatatcaaattcattctttaatttttttttttttttttatggtctatataatattttattcatttcaacaaatcaatttaaaattttaaataatcatgtgaaaaagaagtttgaaagtgatatttaaaatgataaaaacaaagaaagtgttattttaaaacagagaaaaagtaaaaaagaaataataatataataaaagaaaaaaacaaaaaaagatagaCGAACA
Encoded here:
- the LOC111809981 gene encoding uncharacterized protein LOC111809981, with amino-acid sequence MIAPNKPILSYYSSLPCSETESPIYLPFFISPPPSHIKLSTFHTFTHFSQMGTSSSTATSLHGFYQFISHELDDLDAAFVSSDFMSLHFLQKVLSFLRTLHSQLIQLGQRLHLPVGGKWLDEYMDESSRIWEACQVLKSGISSLEIFHEEAFAITSSLQDPHFLRVNARASQRILRSITDFERNVFGLEEENRSLMYTRIHPLSLFCFNSRGSGGTSTGIGSTLKLNAFNGFRGVLHAVKSISSLLLMILLCALVYCWPESSFHESCEIENEEDHHLRTMFSSSFIASMARLRQRVANEIDRVDGQSVGILLFEFREAKAAMEGLKVELERGMEEEEEEGDEIEEKVERLNGWFGTLRNGVDAIVGQLDDFLDEIVEGRQKLLDMCTTNR
- the LOC111809980 gene encoding serine hydroxymethyltransferase 7-like translates to MDLSNSHSNLSLGISLHASPPHRVQIADDSILLHLESSRQEPTFSSPPIPLQLMEPLTESHRDEVGDAEREDDVYDDRDVEEFRILGHSMCLKRRRDSESSFSSSSAKRNSCERDLETRRSAVRSWGNQTLRAADPNLFGIMEKEKQRQIKGIELIASENYVCRAVMEALGSHLTNKYSEGMPGARYYCGNQYIDEIETLCRERALAAFGLDSDSWGVNVQPYSCTSANFAVYTGLLLPGDRIMGLDTPSGGNTSHGYCTPNGRKVSGASIFFESFPYKVNPQTGYIDYDKLEERALDFRPKILICGGSSYPRELDYGRFRQIADKCGAVLMCDMAQISGLVAAKECVSPFGYCDVVTSTTHKSLRGPRGGIIFYRKGSKPRRRAMLLYQGNEANQYDFEEKINFAVFPSLQGGPHNNHIAALAVALKQVATLEYKAYMQQVKKNAQALASALLRKNYKLVTGGTDNHMVLWDLRSLGLTGKNFEQVCEMCHITLNKITIFGDNGIITPGGVRIGTPAMTSRGCLESDFEVIVEFLHIAAQIAIVVQREHGKLPKAFLRGLQSNNEVVELGYRVASFSAKFAMPGLET